In one window of Syngnathus scovelli strain Florida chromosome 20, RoL_Ssco_1.2, whole genome shotgun sequence DNA:
- the LOC125990038 gene encoding hydroperoxide isomerase ALOXE3-like translates to MAEYKLEVMTGQWECAGTFDHILVTLIGSQGQSDTTDLDNWGVDFKTGMNDTYTVKTKASLGKLLLVKVEKNPRFLFGDDEWFCSKITVSTPEGESLLFPCYQWLSNNELVELRGGKAMKASEDEHPLLIEHRRKELASKKSIFQWASSNERLPQHSSFSSKKVPAEIRLSKSRIKEFESALSSGALELKWKGMLGNEQSWKTIEDIKTIFKDRKTEMSEYVAEHWKEDDFYGSQFLNGINPCLIKRCSELPPNFKVREEMVKPYLEIGMPLYNEFMRGNMFLYDLKILSGMPGKLYHGKELQVPAPLCLLYLNPEKKLVPIAIQVHQEPSEENPIFLPSDSETDWLLAKIIVKNAEMMTHQAITHLKNTHFLSEVWAMSLLRNFPLIHPIYKLVIPHFRWILHVNTQARELLLGPSGSFALSSVGVDGTLELMARAQDELTYTSLCLPDDIRSRGLESIPDFYYRDDGLKIWDIIHKFVLAVVRHYYRSNNEVVRDSELQAWIQEIFTRCFLGKKSSGCPEAFRNVEEVVKFITMVIFTVSAQHAAVNNGQFDYQMFVPNGSLLLRKPSPTAKGQTSTATILETLPNIGETVMTATVLYALTLNYSDSVPLGSYPDERFQEPVVKQIMKQFQEDLADLSNVIKDRNAKLGVPYKYLDPSQVDSSIIK, encoded by the exons ATGGCGGAGTACAAGCTGGAAGTAATGACGGGCCAGTGGGAATGCGCAGGAACCTTTGACCACATTCTCGTCACCTTGATCGGAAGCCAAGGGCAAAGCGATACGACCGACTTGGACAACTGGGGCGTTGACTTCAAGACTGGGATG AATGACACGTACACCGTCAAAACCAAAGCGTCTCTGGGGAAACTTCTGCTGGTGAAGGTGGAGAAGAACCCTCGTTTTTTGTTCGGCGACGACGAGTGGTTTTGCTCGAAGATAACCGTGAGCACCCCTGAGGGGGAGAGTCTGCTTTTCCCGTGTTATCAATGGCTTTCCAACAACGAATTGGTGGAGCTGAGAGGTGGAAAAG ctaTGAAGGCGTCCGAAGACGAGCACCCGTTGCTGATCGAGCACCGCCGAAAGGAGCTGGCGTCGAAGAAGAGCATCTTTCA ATGGGCCTCGAGCAACGAAAGACTTCCTCAACACAGCTCGTTTAGTTCCAAAAAGGTCCCCGCTGAAATCCGCCTGTCAAAGTCACGAATTAAAGAATTTGAGTCGGCCTTATCTTCGGG GGCTTTGGAGCTCAAGTGGAAGGGGATGCTCGGAAATGAACAAAGCTGGAAAACTATTGAAGACATAAAAACAATCTTCAAAGACAGAAAGACAGAAATGTCAG AGTATGTCGCCGAGCACTGGAAGGAAGACGACTTTTATGGTTCCCAGTTCCTGAACGGCATCAACCCCTGCTTGATAAAACGCTGCTCAGAACTTCCTCCAAACTTCAAAGTCAGAGAGGAAATGGTGAAGCCATACCTCGAGATCGGAATGCCTCTGTACAACGAGTTCATG AGAGGGAACATGTTCCTCTACGACCTGAAGATTCTGAGTGGAATGCCCGGGAAACTCTATCACGGGAAGGAACTCCAAGTGCCCGCCCCTCTCTGTCTCTTGTACCTGAATCCCGAGAAAAAACTGGTGCCCATCGCGATCCAG GTGCATCAAGAACCCTCAGAAGAGAACCCAATCTTCCTGCCAAGTGACTCGGAGACGGATTGGCTCCTCGCCAAGATAATCGTGAAAAATGCCGAGATGATGACTCACCAGGCCATCACCCACCTGAAGAACACTCACTTTTTGTCCGAGGTCTGGGCCATGAGCCTCCTCCGCAACTTTCCGCTAATTCATCCCATTTACAAG TTAGTGATCCCTCATTTCCGCTGGATTCTACACGTCAACACTCAGGCCCGCGAGCTTCTGTTGGGACCTTCCGGGTCGTTTGCATTG AGTTCAGTTGGAGTcgacggcactctcgagctaatGGCCCGGGCGCAAGACGAGCTAACGTACACCTCGCTCTGCTTACCGGACGACATTCGCTCTCGAGGACTCGAGTCCATCCCCGACTTCTACTACAGAGATGATGGCCTTAAAATCTGGGACATCATCCacaa aTTTGTGCTGGCTGTAGTCAGACACTACTATCGTTCAAACAACGAGGTGGTCCGAGACTCGGAGTTGCAAGCGTGGATCCAGGAGATCTTCACTCGCTGCTTTTTAGGGAAGAAGTCTTCAG GATGTCCCGAGGCCTTCCGAAATGTTGAGGAGGTGGTCAAGTTCATCACCATGGTGATCTTCACGGTTTCGGCTCAGCATGCTGCAGTCAATAACGGACAG TTTGACTACCAGATGTTCGTCCCCAATGGCTCCTTACTGTTGCGCAAGCCGTCTCCAACTGCCAAAGGACAAACCAGCACGGCGACCATTTTGGAGACGCTCCCAAACATCGGCGAGACAGTCATGACGGCAACCGTTCTATACGCGCTCACGCTCAACTACTCCGATTCC GTTCCGCTGGGTTCCTATCCTGACGAACGATTCCAGGAGCCCGTAGTCAAGCAGATAATGAAACAGTTCCAAGAAGACTTGGCCGACCTTAGCAATGTTATCAAAGACAGAAACGCAAAGCTCGGAGTGCCGTACAAATATTTGGACCCGAGTCAAGTGGACAGCAGCATTATTAAGTAA